One region of Halohasta litchfieldiae genomic DNA includes:
- a CDS encoding inositol monophosphatase family protein — MEQSTDDLAAVASDAVRASGDYLREAFRNGAVDGEYDTTDVKAVADREAQRQVRSVIDSHYPDHAFDGEESEWSDSDHAYRWVVDPLDGTNNFASGYPKFATAAAVLHNDEPVVAAIYEPLTGTQYLARRGEGTTVDGRPIRVTDGSTHPLEHGTVALVIGLPAVTNSALAQQAETLELALRDQCKRVVATWAPCVDWGLLARGAIDGLVAFHPERYEQYAGSLLAAESAVKAVDTVDDDGLYVGAPNSETTQRLHETVMDSL, encoded by the coding sequence ATGGAGCAGTCGACCGACGATCTCGCGGCGGTCGCCAGCGATGCCGTGCGGGCAAGCGGTGACTACCTCCGCGAGGCGTTCAGAAACGGAGCCGTCGACGGCGAGTACGACACCACCGACGTGAAGGCGGTCGCCGACCGCGAGGCCCAACGGCAAGTCCGGTCGGTGATCGACTCGCACTACCCGGACCACGCTTTCGACGGCGAGGAATCCGAGTGGAGCGACTCCGACCACGCGTATCGGTGGGTGGTCGACCCCCTCGACGGTACCAACAACTTCGCCAGCGGCTATCCGAAGTTCGCCACGGCGGCGGCGGTCCTCCACAACGACGAGCCGGTCGTTGCGGCGATCTACGAGCCACTCACCGGGACACAGTATCTCGCCCGGCGTGGCGAGGGCACCACAGTCGACGGCAGGCCGATCCGAGTGACCGATGGCTCGACACACCCGCTCGAACACGGGACGGTCGCGCTGGTTATCGGTCTCCCGGCAGTGACGAATTCGGCGTTGGCACAGCAGGCCGAGACGCTCGAACTCGCGCTTCGAGACCAGTGTAAACGGGTGGTGGCGACGTGGGCACCCTGTGTCGACTGGGGCCTACTGGCTCGTGGCGCGATTGATGGGCTCGTCGCGTTCCACCCCGAGCGCTACGAGCAGTATGCCGGGAGCCTGCTGGCGGCCGAAAGCGCGGTCAAAGCAGTCGACACGGTCGACGACGATGGACTGTACGTCGGCGCACCGAACTCCGAAACGACCCAGCGGCTCCACGAGACGGTCATGGACAGTCTCTAA
- a CDS encoding PH domain-containing protein, whose protein sequence is MNKLNPRIRVVWILRAIITALVVGALGVGVATFFDQSRLIPVGVAVVLVIAGVLHAIVRYRNWAYVVGEDAIYLERGVFTEVRTEVPLVRIQHVDSRRSAFERLVGLASTVVYTAGSRGADVTIPGLTPDDADGLRKRLKGLVIDTDGEDAV, encoded by the coding sequence ATGAACAAACTCAATCCACGGATCAGAGTGGTGTGGATCCTCCGGGCGATCATCACCGCCCTCGTCGTTGGCGCTCTCGGCGTCGGCGTGGCGACCTTCTTCGATCAGTCCCGGCTGATTCCGGTCGGCGTCGCAGTCGTCCTTGTAATCGCTGGCGTGCTCCACGCCATCGTCCGCTACCGGAACTGGGCGTACGTGGTCGGTGAGGACGCCATCTATCTCGAACGCGGCGTGTTCACCGAAGTCCGAACCGAGGTCCCGCTGGTCCGCATCCAACACGTCGACTCCCGGCGGTCGGCGTTCGAACGCCTCGTCGGGCTGGCAAGTACGGTCGTCTACACGGCTGGCTCGCGCGGCGCGGACGTGACGATTCCGGGACTGACGCCCGACGACGCCGACGGCCTCCGCAAACGACTCAAAGGACTCGTCATCGACACCGACGGGGAGGACGCCGTGTGA
- a CDS encoding PH domain-containing protein, with protein sequence MKLALKAVPYRALQKTTTLVISAIFIVSFGIGVEFGPPQFLAVLVASFLAMLVYEIAYYRRFEYELTDDTLDIRSGVFNRRKREIPYGRIQNVDITRNILQRLFGLSELDIETAGGGSTEATLQYVTAFEAKRLQLDLRRYKRGESPETHADEGQPGVEGGVVDERRVESHDDDELLFKIAPSELALAGVLSFDPRVPGAIIALFSGSIPFISPIIPVEAPPLVVLGILAALFAVGIVLAWVVGAISAVLNYWGFRLTRSEEELRYERGLLQRYSGTIPFDKIQAITITDNPLKRLTRYATLVVETAGYAPGQSDGRGSEAAIPIGSRERVDQLTHEITSAEEPTFTRPPKRVRRRYLLRYLLALGALTGLVYGVATLFDVAEQMPWYLPAVGVLLTPIAAHFKWRHRGYWLGEEHLVTRNGFWSRETKRIAYYRIQTVIDTRTIFQRRWNVATVIADTAGSLSILGTGAAAVDIDQRDADRLRAELADRLRTAVADRRQRRRETRETRETDTETTPGDEESDQPSTDVSENGTGSTDTVERAETPDGIENDDVSDVTENGEAPTDRPENSNKPPEADEDDASTDVTANGQDVDRSDESERRD encoded by the coding sequence GTGAAACTCGCGTTGAAAGCCGTTCCCTACCGCGCCCTCCAGAAGACGACAACGCTTGTCATCTCGGCGATCTTCATCGTCTCCTTTGGGATCGGTGTCGAGTTCGGCCCGCCACAGTTTCTGGCCGTACTCGTCGCCAGTTTCCTCGCGATGCTCGTCTACGAGATCGCCTACTACCGGCGCTTCGAGTACGAACTCACCGACGACACCCTCGACATTCGATCAGGGGTGTTCAACCGTCGCAAGCGGGAGATCCCCTACGGGCGAATCCAGAACGTCGACATTACACGCAACATCCTCCAGCGACTGTTCGGTCTCTCGGAACTCGATATCGAGACCGCGGGCGGCGGCTCTACTGAGGCAACCCTCCAGTACGTGACGGCCTTCGAGGCCAAGCGGCTCCAGTTGGATCTCCGCCGGTACAAGCGTGGCGAGTCCCCCGAAACACACGCTGACGAGGGACAGCCGGGCGTCGAAGGTGGGGTCGTCGACGAGCGTCGCGTCGAGAGCCACGACGATGACGAACTGCTGTTCAAGATCGCTCCATCAGAGTTGGCGTTGGCAGGAGTGCTCTCGTTCGATCCGCGGGTGCCCGGCGCGATCATCGCCCTGTTCAGTGGCTCGATACCGTTCATCTCGCCGATCATTCCGGTCGAGGCACCGCCACTGGTCGTTCTCGGAATTCTCGCGGCGCTGTTCGCTGTCGGCATCGTGTTGGCGTGGGTCGTCGGAGCGATTTCGGCAGTTCTCAACTACTGGGGGTTTCGACTCACCCGCTCCGAGGAGGAACTCAGATACGAACGCGGGCTGTTACAGCGCTACAGCGGGACGATCCCGTTTGACAAGATTCAGGCGATCACGATCACCGACAACCCGCTCAAGCGGCTGACGAGATATGCGACGCTTGTGGTCGAAACCGCGGGCTACGCTCCCGGACAGAGCGACGGCCGGGGAAGTGAGGCGGCGATTCCAATCGGGAGCCGCGAGCGAGTCGACCAGCTCACCCACGAGATCACCTCGGCCGAAGAGCCGACGTTCACACGACCACCCAAACGGGTTCGTCGACGCTATCTTCTCCGCTACCTGCTGGCACTCGGCGCGCTGACAGGACTGGTCTACGGGGTTGCGACGCTGTTCGACGTCGCCGAGCAGATGCCGTGGTATCTCCCCGCGGTCGGCGTACTGCTGACGCCGATTGCGGCCCACTTCAAGTGGCGTCACCGCGGCTACTGGCTCGGCGAGGAGCATCTGGTCACCCGAAACGGCTTTTGGTCGCGGGAGACCAAACGGATCGCATACTACCGGATTCAGACGGTGATCGACACACGAACGATCTTCCAGCGTCGGTGGAACGTAGCGACAGTCATCGCCGATACTGCAGGCTCGCTGTCAATTCTCGGCACGGGTGCGGCCGCGGTCGACATCGACCAGCGGGACGCCGACCGACTCCGCGCGGAACTCGCCGACCGGCTCCGAACCGCAGTCGCAGACCGTCGTCAGCGTCGACGCGAGACACGCGAGACACGAGAGACTGACACTGAGACGACCCCCGGAGACGAAGAAAGCGACCAACCGTCCACGGATGTCTCTGAAAACGGGACGGGATCGACCGACACGGTCGAGCGTGCTGAGACGCCGGATGGTATCGAAAACGACGATGTATCGGACGTAACTGAAAACGGTGAGGCCCCAACAGACCGCCCCGAAAACAGCAACAAGCCGCCGGAGGCAGACGAGGACGATGCGTCGACTGACGTGACAGCCAACGGGCAGGATGTCGACCGATCCGACGAGTCGGAGCGTCGAGATTAG
- a CDS encoding bifunctional 4-hydroxy-2-oxoglutarate aldolase/2-dehydro-3-deoxy-phosphogluconate aldolase: MHAKAETYGQLVDSGVVAVLRGADPDTLIDITDALLKGGVTGIELTADTPGIGDMLSDLTGSFGDEIVVGTGTVLDSETARTVMLAGAEFVVSPSLHENVITTCNRYGTLVAPGVMTPTEAIRGYEAGADLVKVFPASSLGPGHLSAIKGPYSQIPLMPTGGVDLDNAADYIEAGAECVGVGGALVDYEAAERGEFETITERAREFTSVVAAARED; this comes from the coding sequence ATGCACGCAAAAGCCGAAACCTACGGGCAATTGGTCGACAGCGGCGTCGTCGCAGTCCTGCGCGGTGCCGATCCGGACACACTGATCGATATCACCGATGCGCTTCTCAAAGGCGGCGTAACGGGAATCGAACTCACCGCTGACACACCCGGTATCGGTGATATGTTGTCGGATCTCACCGGTTCCTTTGGCGACGAGATCGTCGTCGGAACCGGGACGGTTCTCGATTCGGAAACGGCTCGGACAGTGATGTTGGCGGGTGCGGAGTTCGTCGTCAGCCCAAGCCTCCACGAGAACGTAATCACGACCTGTAACCGCTACGGGACGCTGGTCGCACCGGGTGTGATGACGCCGACCGAAGCGATTCGGGGGTACGAGGCCGGTGCCGATCTCGTCAAGGTGTTTCCGGCCTCCTCGCTCGGACCGGGCCACCTGAGCGCGATCAAAGGCCCCTACAGCCAGATCCCGCTGATGCCGACCGGCGGCGTCGACCTCGACAATGCGGCCGACTACATCGAGGCCGGAGCCGAGTGTGTCGGCGTCGGTGGCGCACTGGTCGACTACGAGGCGGCCGAACGCGGCGAGTTCGAGACGATCACTGAACGGGCCCGCGAGTTCACGTCTGTTGTCGCGGCCGCCCGCGAGGACTAA
- a CDS encoding DUF7123 family protein, which produces MSTSPTTEPQSSSLSTDSTSDLTAKQRRILDYLRAQVDSQTYFKSRLIADELDMSAKEVGANMTPLVEGDIDLSVEKWGYSSGTTWMVTA; this is translated from the coding sequence ATGAGCACCTCACCGACCACCGAACCCCAATCTTCCAGTCTGTCGACTGATTCCACGTCGGACCTCACCGCGAAACAGCGGCGGATTCTCGACTATCTTCGAGCACAGGTCGACAGCCAGACCTATTTTAAATCCCGACTCATCGCTGACGAACTCGATATGAGCGCCAAAGAGGTCGGCGCGAACATGACCCCGCTGGTCGAGGGTGATATCGATCTGTCGGTCGAAAAATGGGGCTACTCATCGGGGACGACGTGGATGGTAACGGCCTAA